The following coding sequences are from one Oncorhynchus clarkii lewisi isolate Uvic-CL-2024 chromosome 20, UVic_Ocla_1.0, whole genome shotgun sequence window:
- the LOC139375733 gene encoding leucine-rich repeat, immunoglobulin-like domain and transmembrane domain-containing protein 1, which translates to MFRGFSLGFCLTLFCFGPFVCSACPSQCNCFFHKLSDGSKARSVLCNDPQITLIPPNFPADTSKLRIEKTAIAKISSETFHYLNSLEFLWMSFNSLNSLNVDSFRGLRSLDELRLEGNALTSFPWESLTDMPDLRLLDLHNNKISSIPAEATIYIKNLTYLDLSSNNLATVPPEVLSMWLSVKPSQEDGDSSKYILGLHDNPWLCDCRLYDLVQFQKSPSSSVVLIDTKLRCADPESLSGVLFSETELQRCQGPHVHTAVARVRSSLGNNVLLRCGTIGVPVPELSWTRADGKQMNGTVQEEVSKEGIIWSILSVPAVSYRDSGKYMCKATNFVGTADAIISLVITDSFKNEEQGGSSKTRNQRGRKTGGFGKAAYQKKLVARYIPPPTTTAAMPIIEPLGPSGFTGRYDIESYSILDSVADGQTPGPPATEPAIIKEVEKEVLSNLAANASSLQASAPPERRVVRSVKVIGDTDHTVSLNWRAPTAKNTTEFSVLYAVFGERDMRRINVGVGKNRITIDGLVPRTKYIACVCVKGLIPKKEQCVIFSTDEAASASGTQKLINVVVITVACVIAVPLTLIVCCGALKKRCKKLLGRKSKDIQDSYVTFETLSPGQKPKGMEGEYLARQHPDESNRLLSARSSVDSGATCRNEGPPSEYFC; encoded by the exons ATGTTTCGAGGTTTTAGCCTGGGTTTCTGCTTGACATTATTTTGCTTCGGACCGTTTGTTTGCAGCGCGTGTCCGTCTCAATGTAACTGCTTCTTTCACAAATTATCAGACGGATCCAAAGCAAG GAGTGTCCTTTGCAATGACCCACAGATTACTCTGATCCCACCCAACTTTCCTGCAGACACCTCGAAACTGCGGATCGAGAAGACTGCCATCGCAAAGATCTCCAGCGAAACCTTTCACTACCTCAACAGTTTGGAATTTCTCTGGATGTCTTTCAATTCTCTGAACTCTTTGAATGTAGACAGCTTCCGTGGCCTGAGAAGTCTGGATGAGCTGAGACTGGAAGGGAACGCACTCACCTCTTTCCCCTGGGAATCTCTGACTGATATGCCCGACCTGAGGCTACTGGACCTACATAACAATAAGATATCGTCGATCCCGGCCGAGGCGACCATTTATATCAAGAACCTGACCTACCTGGACTTATCTAGCAACAACCTGGCCACCGTACCTCCTGAGGTTCTCTCTATGTGGTTATCTGTGAAACCGTCTCAAGAAGATGGGGACAGTTCCAAATATATTCTAG GTCTCCATGACAACCCATGGCTATGTGACTGCCGGCTCTATGACCTGGTCCAGTTCCAGAAGTCTCCGTCATCCTCTGTGGTTCTGATCGACACCAAGCTGCGCTGTGCTGACCCGGAGAGCCTGTCGGGGGTGCTGTTCAGCGAGACGGAGCTCCAGAGGTGTCAGGGGCCCCATGTCCACACAGCTGTGGCCCGGGTCAGGAGCTCCCTGGGGAACAACGTCCTGCTACGTTGTGGGACTATCGGAGTCCCAGTACCAGAGCTGTCCTGGACCCGGGCAGACGGCAAACAGATGAACGGCACTG TTCAGGAAGAAGTTTCAAAGGAGGGAATCATTTGGTCCATCCTGAGTGTGCCTGCCGTCTCTTACCGGGACTCTGGGAAATACATGTGCAAAGCGACCAACTTTGTGGGGACTGCAGATGCCATCATCTCCCTGGTTATTACAGACTCCTTTAAAAATGAGGAACAAGGTGGCAGCTCCAAGACTAGAAACCAAAGAGGACGGAAAACCGGTGGATTTGGGAAAGCTGCCTACCAGAAGAAACTTGTTGCCAGATACATACCTCCACCAACCACGACGGCAGCTATGCCCATCATCGAGCCACTCGGACCGAGTGGTTTCACAGGGAGGTATGATATCGAGAGCTACAGTATTTTGGATAGTGTGGCCGATGGACAGACGCCCGGTCCTCCTGCCACGGAGCCGGCGATTATTAAGGAAGTGGAGAAGGAGGTTCTTAGCAACCTGGCAGCCAACGCCTCTTCTTTGCAGGCATCGGCGCCGCCGGAGAGACGGGTGGTACGATCGGTGAAGGTCATCGGGGACACCGATCACACCGTCTCCCTGAACTGGCGGGCCCCGACGGCCAAGAACACCACCGAGTTCAGCGTCCTGTATGCCGTTTTCGGCGAGAGGGACATGCGGAGGATCAACGTAGGCGTGGGAAAGAACCGTATCACCATCGACGGCCTTGTGCCAAGGACAAAGTACATCGCCTGCGTCTGCGTCAAAGGCCTGATCCCTAAAAAGGAGCAGTGTGTAATCTTCTCAACGGACGAGGCGGCCAGCGCAAGCGGCACCCAGAAGCTCATTAACGTGGTGGTGATCACCGTGGCCTGCGTGATCGCTGTCCCCCTGACACTGATCGTCTGCTGTGGGGCGCTCAAGAAGCGCTGTAAAAAGCTACTGGGGAGGAAATCCAAAGATATTCAAGACTCATATGTAACATTCGAGACCCTCTCCCCAGGACAGAAGCCtaaggggatggagggggagtACCTTGCCAGGCAACACCCAGACGAGTCCAACAGACTGCTCTCTGCTAGATCCAGTGTGGACTCTGGGGCTACTTGTAGGAATGAGGGACCCCCTAGTGAGTACTTTTGTTGA
- the LOC139375734 gene encoding leucine-rich repeat, immunoglobulin-like domain and transmembrane domain-containing protein 2, translating to MATLYTVLAIAWLFYKVTPASTSCLPGCSCTNDNLGRSLICMETAMGRIPDNVPNYFSKIRIENSHLTELPSGSFSKVTALASLWLNFNDITLMNIKSLEGLTNLTELRLQGNKLRSVPWTAFQDTPNLNILDLKLNRLDVLPESALRQLPGLTYLDLSFNQLTVISRDVFLNWPLLNTQERKGRKEASSGEANVVLALHDNPWLCDCRLKGFVEFIKTISPPLILMNSYLTCTGPSSRAGKFFHEVGLKTCMKPEASATESNMTVSLGDKVTLQCLVKARPEPSIHWSYNLKIIKGFTVAETRVDDETIRSQLVIPSIHLEDRGVYTCFANNFIGNFSVSFLINIKSFNASSSSGGAAMSRPPFPLSSADENVYIDIRISKQTVYGITLEWYAATDNPAETWFTIHLGKYHSDKKELTYIGPGINTYEVNGLLPVSKYEVCVTLKNQTPRAGQCIVFLTESDISQLEQREKFIHIIVIMCAMVLAVPVGMYACTTDTRCTFSYLDRCTEQCKRRRRQEKTLRTNGERQGTFDSLQAASDEGLCRDSEELMMKRRSSQDKNNHKGRVQDPQETNIGAKLY from the exons ATGGCCACCTTGTATACAGTATTAGCTATAGCTTGGCTATTCTATAAAGTAACTCCTGCCTCGACATCTTGTTTACCCGGCTGCTCTTGCACAAATGATAACTTGGGAAG ATCCTTAATTTGTATGGAAACAGCCATGGGACGAATCCCAGACAACGTCCCAAATTATTTCAGTAAAATTCGAATAGAGAATTCCCACCTGACTGAATTACCGAGCGGCTCCTTCTCTAAAGTCACTGCCTTGGCGTCTCTATGGTTGAATTTCAACGACATCACCCTAATGAACATCAAGAGTCTGGAGGGGCTGACGAATTTAACGGAACTGCGGCTCCAGGGAAACAAGCTGCGTTCAGTCCCATGGACAGCATTCCAGGACACGCCGAACCTGAACATTTTGGACCTGAAACTCAATCGACTAGACGTGCTCCCGGAATCCGCCCTGAGACAACTACCGGGCTTGACCTATTTAGACTTATCCTTCAATCAGCTTACTGTCATATCCAGGGATGTCTTCCTCAACTGGCCTCTCCTCAACACTCAGGAGAGAAAAGGACGTAAAGAGGCCAGCAGTGGAGAGGCCAACGTTGTTTTAGCGCTGCACGACAACCCTTGGCTGTGTGACTGCCGCCTCAAAGGTTTCGTTGAGTTTATCAAAACCATTAGTCCACCTCTAATTCTGATGAACTCGTACCTGACGTGCACGGGCCCCAGTTCCAGGGCGGGGAAGTTCTTCCACGAAGTCGGTTTGAAAACATGCATGAAGCCCGAGGCCTCAGCCACAGAGAGCAACATGACGGTGTCACTGGGGGACAAGGTAACCCTCCAGTGCTTAGTCAAAGCCAGGCCTGAACCCTCCATCCATTGGTCATACAACCTGAAGATTATAAAGGGATTTACTG tGGCAGAGACCCGTGTGGACGATGAGACCATCAGATCTCAGCTGGTCATCCCATCCATTCACCTGGAAGACCGAGGCGTCTACACCTGCTTCGCCAACAACTTTATCGGCAACTTCTCCGTCAGTTTCCTGATCAACATCAAGTCTTTCaacgcctcctcctcctccggcgGTGCCGCCATGTCTCGTCCCCCGTTCCCCCTGTCCTCAGCCGACGAGAACGTCTACATTGACATACGCATCTCCAAGCAGACGGTCTACGGCATCACTCTGGAGTGGTACGCTGCGACGGACAACCCTGCAGAGACCTGGTTCACCATCCACTTGGGGAAATACCACTCTGACAAAAAGGAGTTGACATACATCGGGCCGGGCATCAACACCTATGAGGTCAACGGCCTCCTACCGGTTAGTAAATACGAGGTGTGTGTGACGCTGAAGAACCAGACCCCTCGTGCCGGTCAGTGCATCGTGTTCTTAACAGAAAGTGACATCAGCCAGCTGGAACAACGGGAGAAGTTCATCCATATTATTGTGATCATGTGTGCCATGGTGCTGGCGGTGCCCGTGGGAATGTACGCCTGCACCACCGACACCAGATGTACGTTCAGCTACCTGGACCGCTGTACGGAGCAgtgtaagaggaggaggaggcaggagaagACCCTGAGGACCaatggggagagacaggggaccTTCGACAGCCTCCAGGCCGCCAGCGATGAAGGACTCTGTCGTGACTCTGAAGAgttgatgatgaagaggaggtcCTCCCAGGATAAAAACAACCACAAGGGCAGAGTACAAGATCCACAAGAGACAAACATTGGAGCAAAGCTTTATTAG